The Desmonostoc muscorum LEGE 12446 genome includes a region encoding these proteins:
- a CDS encoding non-ribosomal peptide synthetase, with protein sequence MDKIVKTTYPLSSGQEAMWFIYQIAPESVAYNIFITVKINSYLNIGAANRVWEKIIGNHPILRTTYTLQEGKPVQQVNQQQQFNLELIDATNWSEDHLREKIFSITDRPFNLEKDSVLRVNLFTRSAQEHILLLTMHHIAGDMWSFDLLVSEFQALYANEIEQVSQEQTEAAADYLSGNKSYLEFVRWQSEMLSSSRGEKLWQYWQQQLAGELPILNLLADKPRPTVQTYQGAVHISKLDEELIQKLKHLALASGRSLYQILLAAFYVQLSRYTNQTDILIGSPMRGRWGREFKEIVGYFVNLTVLRTSVQENATFTEFLAQISKTVREAQKHQDYPFSLLAEQLQPERDPSRSPLCQVSFTWQAHRWYEPTENSLHSKEQVLEMEPYLLGHQRGADFDLNLMVMEAQGVLQLCWQYNTDLFEATTITRMAGHFVTLLEGIVANPQEQIWQLPLLTEVEQQQLLVEWNDTGVDFPQDKCIHQLFEEQVERTPNAVAVVYEDQHLTYQQLNCRANQLAHYLQSLGVGENVLVGLCVERSLEMVVGLLGILKAGGAYLPLDPEYPGERLSFMLTDTHVKVLLTQEKLVESLPQHQARVICLDTGWHSIDQANQDNLNSTASTQNLSYVIYTSGSTGTPKGVAVTHQAVNRLVLNTNYIQLTTDECVAQAANIAFDAATFEIWGALLSGAKLVIITKSVLLIPEEFAVNIRHHQISVLFLTTALFNQLASVVPEVFSSLRYLLFGGEAVDPKWVLEVQDKGAPQHLLHVYGPTENTTFSSWYLVEDLATTATTIPIGRAIANTQIYILDQNLQPVPVSVPGELYLGGAGLAQGYFNRPELTKEKFIPNPFDKSKVKGQKSKLYRTHLTSCEVLN encoded by the coding sequence ATGGATAAAATTGTAAAAACAACTTACCCACTATCTTCTGGTCAAGAAGCTATGTGGTTTATCTACCAAATTGCTCCAGAGAGTGTTGCTTATAATATATTTATTACTGTAAAAATTAATTCTTATTTAAATATTGGTGCTGCCAATCGTGTATGGGAAAAAATTATTGGAAATCATCCTATTCTCCGAACCACATATACCCTTCAGGAAGGGAAACCCGTTCAGCAAGTTAATCAACAACAGCAATTTAATCTTGAGTTAATAGACGCCACCAATTGGAGTGAAGACCACTTAAGAGAGAAAATATTTTCTATAACAGACCGACCTTTTAACTTAGAAAAAGATTCAGTCTTGAGGGTTAATTTATTTACTCGTTCAGCACAAGAACACATTCTCTTGCTAACAATGCACCACATCGCAGGTGATATGTGGTCTTTTGATTTACTCGTGAGTGAATTTCAAGCTTTGTATGCTAATGAAATTGAACAAGTTAGTCAAGAGCAGACAGAAGCAGCAGCAGATTATTTGAGTGGCAATAAATCTTACCTAGAGTTTGTCCGCTGGCAGTCAGAAATGCTATCCAGTTCCAGGGGAGAAAAACTGTGGCAATACTGGCAACAACAATTAGCCGGCGAATTGCCAATTTTGAATTTGCTCGCAGACAAACCCCGCCCGACTGTACAGACTTATCAAGGAGCAGTACATATTTCAAAGCTGGATGAAGAGTTAATTCAAAAACTCAAGCATCTAGCTCTAGCTTCTGGAAGAAGCCTTTATCAGATTTTGTTAGCAGCATTTTACGTCCAACTTTCTCGCTACACTAATCAAACAGACATCCTCATAGGAAGCCCGATGAGAGGTCGGTGGGGTAGAGAGTTCAAAGAGATTGTCGGCTACTTCGTTAACCTAACCGTTTTACGAACTTCTGTACAGGAAAACGCTACATTCACGGAATTTCTCGCTCAAATTAGCAAGACAGTTAGAGAAGCCCAAAAACATCAAGATTACCCTTTTTCTCTGTTAGCAGAACAACTCCAGCCAGAACGAGATCCTAGTCGTTCTCCTTTATGTCAAGTTAGTTTCACTTGGCAAGCACACCGTTGGTACGAACCAACAGAAAATTCATTGCACAGTAAAGAGCAAGTACTTGAGATGGAGCCATACTTGCTCGGACATCAACGTGGTGCAGACTTTGATCTGAATTTAATGGTGATGGAAGCTCAGGGAGTGTTGCAACTCTGCTGGCAATACAATACTGACTTGTTTGAGGCGACTACAATCACGCGCATGGCAGGGCATTTTGTGACCTTGCTGGAAGGCATTGTAGCTAATCCTCAAGAGCAGATTTGGCAATTACCTCTGCTAACAGAAGTTGAGCAACAGCAGTTATTGGTTGAGTGGAATGATACAGGTGTAGATTTTCCCCAAGATAAATGTATTCATCAGTTATTTGAGGAGCAGGTTGAACGTACTCCCAATGCTGTAGCAGTGGTGTATGAAGATCAACATCTTACATACCAGCAGTTGAATTGTCGCGCTAACCAATTAGCCCATTACTTGCAATCTTTGGGTGTGGGTGAAAATGTGCTGGTGGGTTTGTGTGTAGAGCGTTCCTTAGAAATGGTGGTGGGACTATTGGGGATTCTCAAGGCGGGTGGGGCATACTTGCCACTTGACCCTGAGTATCCTGGTGAGCGCTTAAGCTTTATGCTCACAGACACTCACGTAAAAGTGCTGTTGACTCAAGAGAAATTAGTAGAATCTCTTCCTCAACATCAAGCCCGTGTTATTTGCTTAGACACCGGCTGGCACAGCATTGACCAAGCAAATCAAGATAATCTCAATAGCACAGCCAGTACACAAAACCTCTCTTATGTGATTTACACCTCCGGTTCTACAGGCACACCCAAGGGAGTCGCTGTCACTCATCAGGCCGTCAATCGACTGGTGTTAAACACCAACTATATACAGTTAACAACTGATGAATGCGTTGCTCAAGCCGCAAATATTGCTTTTGATGCAGCCACCTTTGAGATTTGGGGAGCATTGCTTTCCGGAGCCAAGCTAGTGATTATCACTAAATCAGTATTGCTGATCCCGGAAGAATTTGCTGTCAATATCCGCCACCATCAAATCAGTGTCTTATTTTTAACTACAGCTTTATTCAATCAGTTAGCCAGTGTTGTCCCAGAAGTATTTAGTTCTCTACGATATCTACTATTTGGTGGTGAAGCGGTTGATCCCAAATGGGTGCTTGAAGTACAAGATAAAGGCGCTCCTCAACACTTGCTCCATGTCTATGGACCAACAGAAAATACCACGTTTTCTTCTTGGTATTTGGTAGAGGACTTAGCAACGACAGCCACAACTATTCCCATTGGTCGAGCGATCGCCAATACGCAAATCTACATCCTTGACCAAAACTTACAGCCTGTACCAGTAAGTGTACCAGGAGAACTGTACCTTGGTGGAGCAGGATTAGCACAGGGCTACTTCAACCGCCCTGAATTGACAAAAGAGAAATTTATCCCCAACCCCTTTGACAAGTCAAAAGTCAAAGGTCAAAAGTCAAAATTATATAGAACCCATTTGACATCTTGTGAGGTTTTGAATTAA
- a CDS encoding type I polyketide synthase, translating to MHNNNEFNNSEIAIIAVNGRFPGAKDIELFWQNLRDGVESISWLTDEELINSGVSPDLLNNPNYVKASGLISDIELFDANFFAYSAKEAELIDPQQRLFLELAWEAVEKAGYDPQTYNGLIGVYGGVGMSRYLLNNLYPHQLLETIDPLQLGISNDKDFLPTRVAYKLNLTGPAVNVQTACSTSLVAVHVACQSLLNGECDIALAGGVTLGIPEKIGYLHQEGMILSPDGHCRAFDAKAQGTIAGSGAGIVVLKRLKDAISDRDHIHAIIKGSAINNDGAMKVGYTAPSVSGQAAVIGEAQAIAGVDAETISYIEAHGTATPLGDPIEIAALTQAFNQTTDKKGFCAIGSLKTNLGHLDTAAGVAGLIKTVLALQHKMLPPSLHFETPNPKIDFANSPFYVNTTLTEWKTNNTPRRAGVSSFGMGGTNAHVILEEAPLLRQGAGGREQGRNYQLLCLSAKTASALEKATANLITHLKEHPELNLGDVAYTLNSGRRGFNYRRMLICQDLEDAVKTLSNLAAQQVFTNYTEITERSVVFMFPGQGSQYVNMAREIYETETVFKEQVDYCSEVLKPLLGLDLRHLIYPSDEKIDEASKQLQQTAVAQPAIFVIEYALAKLWQSYGVEPQAAIGHSIGEYVAATLAEVFSLEDALSLVAARGQMMQQLPTGAMLSIPLPPDKIKSLLGPELSVAAINQPSQCVVSGSTAAVNALQNQLAVQGIECRRLHTSHAFHSQMMEPILKAFTERVKKVTLNAPKLPYISNLTGNWITVTQATNPEYYAQHLRSTVLFAQSVEKLLATPEQVLLEVGPGHTLTTLVKKHPDKAAAQTVLTSVRHPQEQQSDNHVLFTTLGQLWLAGVNIDWFGFYSHQEYYRLPLPTYPFERERYWIDPPEKAALGQLQTLPTTSQLWTLLVQGGQKQANTRNAELNELTYQENRQLLDSLCTAYINCALQQLGAFSNPKEKYYLESLLAKYHINPRYQQLLSRWLQILVEQGQLQQQESLFTGLVPCSEDYINEHLEEVRARFAASSLVDLDLVQRCGENLAAVVVGEQEPLEIFNELVYEKENNSSHSESPLITYYNSILRSSLEQVVKSLPSSVHLRVLEIGGGTGVSTQALLPVLSPKQTDYTFTNIGSSFLTQAEHKFKDYPFVKYRLLDIDKSPTEQGFEKYSFDVIIASHVLHATRNIDQTLHHIRSLLAPGGFLLLWEMIQPKIDFDISLSLLLKPLDDKRRSPGQPFIIKDQWFEALREQDFIQVAAFPETEVFEHKIIMAQASASAAFSTKSRQKETDYKSEISLQTKPDIFQQEKLSALHSRPDLPNSYLAPRDEIEQKLADIWQELLGIQQVGIHDNFFTLGGDSLVAVQVLSRIRNIFSIRLSVANLFESPTIADIATKLQKQLYPDTNLGASDREEIAI from the coding sequence ATGCATAACAATAATGAATTTAATAATTCTGAAATAGCAATAATTGCGGTTAATGGTAGATTCCCAGGCGCAAAAGATATTGAATTATTTTGGCAAAACTTACGAGATGGTGTAGAATCAATCTCCTGGTTAACGGATGAAGAATTAATAAATTCTGGCGTTTCTCCAGATTTGTTAAATAATCCTAATTATGTAAAAGCTAGCGGTCTTATATCAGACATTGAATTATTTGATGCAAATTTCTTTGCTTATAGTGCCAAAGAAGCTGAGTTAATAGATCCACAACAACGCCTATTTTTAGAATTGGCTTGGGAAGCGGTAGAAAAAGCTGGTTATGACCCACAAACCTACAATGGTTTAATAGGGGTTTATGGTGGTGTAGGGATGAGTAGGTATTTGCTCAATAATCTCTATCCTCATCAATTATTAGAAACAATTGACCCTCTCCAATTAGGAATCTCCAACGATAAAGATTTTTTACCAACACGAGTTGCATATAAACTCAACTTGACTGGCCCCGCAGTAAATGTACAAACAGCCTGTTCTACTTCTTTGGTTGCTGTTCATGTTGCTTGTCAAAGTCTCTTAAATGGTGAATGTGACATAGCTTTAGCTGGTGGAGTTACTCTAGGCATTCCCGAAAAAATAGGTTATTTGCATCAAGAGGGAATGATTCTTTCTCCTGATGGACACTGCCGTGCTTTTGATGCTAAGGCACAAGGAACAATTGCCGGTAGCGGTGCTGGTATTGTGGTATTGAAAAGATTAAAGGATGCGATCAGCGATCGCGACCACATCCATGCAATCATAAAAGGCTCGGCGATTAATAATGATGGTGCAATGAAAGTCGGCTACACTGCTCCTAGTGTTAGCGGTCAAGCAGCAGTCATTGGCGAAGCTCAAGCTATAGCTGGTGTAGATGCCGAAACAATTTCCTACATCGAAGCTCATGGCACCGCTACACCTTTAGGAGATCCCATTGAAATTGCCGCTTTAACTCAAGCTTTTAATCAAACTACCGATAAAAAAGGTTTCTGCGCGATTGGTTCGTTAAAAACCAACTTAGGACATTTGGATACAGCAGCAGGTGTGGCAGGTTTGATTAAAACTGTATTAGCACTGCAACATAAAATGCTGCCTCCTAGTTTGCACTTCGAGACACCTAATCCCAAAATTGATTTTGCCAACAGTCCTTTTTATGTCAATACAACCCTGACTGAATGGAAAACAAATAACACCCCTCGCCGTGCTGGAGTTAGTTCTTTTGGTATGGGAGGTACTAATGCTCATGTCATTTTAGAAGAAGCACCTTTGTTGAGGCAGGGGGCAGGGGGCAGGGAGCAGGGGAGAAATTATCAATTGTTGTGTCTGTCGGCTAAAACTGCGAGTGCGCTTGAGAAGGCAACAGCTAATTTAATCACGCATTTAAAAGAGCATCCAGAACTTAACTTAGGCGATGTAGCTTATACCCTCAATAGTGGTCGCCGGGGTTTTAATTACCGACGGATGTTGATTTGTCAAGACTTAGAAGATGCTGTCAAAACTCTCAGTAATTTAGCAGCTCAACAAGTTTTTACCAACTATACAGAGATTACAGAACGGTCTGTTGTCTTTATGTTTCCTGGTCAAGGTTCTCAGTATGTGAACATGGCGCGGGAAATTTATGAAACTGAGACAGTATTTAAAGAACAAGTTGATTATTGCTCAGAAGTTCTTAAACCCTTACTAGGGCTAGATTTACGTCATCTTATTTACCCCAGTGACGAAAAGATTGATGAGGCATCAAAGCAACTTCAACAAACAGCCGTTGCTCAACCTGCTATTTTTGTAATTGAGTATGCCCTAGCTAAATTATGGCAGTCTTATGGCGTGGAACCACAAGCTGCGATCGGTCACAGTATTGGTGAGTATGTAGCAGCAACTCTAGCAGAAGTTTTTTCCCTAGAAGATGCCTTATCTCTGGTAGCAGCACGCGGACAGATGATGCAGCAACTGCCCACTGGAGCAATGCTTTCAATTCCCTTACCCCCAGACAAGATAAAATCCCTGTTAGGGCCAGAACTTTCTGTTGCAGCAATTAATCAACCCTCCCAGTGTGTAGTTTCCGGTTCCACAGCAGCAGTAAATGCACTACAAAATCAGCTAGCTGTTCAAGGGATTGAATGTCGCCGTCTGCATACTTCCCATGCGTTCCATTCTCAAATGATGGAACCAATCTTAAAAGCATTTACAGAACGAGTCAAAAAAGTTACTTTAAATGCGCCAAAACTTCCTTATATTTCCAACCTGACTGGTAATTGGATTACAGTTACGCAAGCCACAAATCCTGAGTACTACGCTCAACATCTGCGTTCCACAGTGCTGTTTGCCCAAAGTGTCGAGAAATTATTGGCAACACCTGAGCAAGTCTTACTAGAAGTGGGGCCAGGGCACACACTAACTACATTAGTCAAAAAACATCCAGACAAAGCAGCTGCACAAACGGTTTTGACTTCGGTACGTCATCCTCAAGAACAGCAATCCGACAATCATGTTTTATTCACTACATTAGGTCAACTCTGGCTGGCTGGAGTCAATATAGATTGGTTTGGATTCTATAGCCACCAAGAATATTATCGTCTTCCCTTACCGACTTATCCTTTTGAGCGCGAACGTTATTGGATTGACCCCCCAGAAAAAGCGGCTTTGGGGCAGTTACAAACCTTACCCACAACATCACAATTATGGACATTGCTCGTACAAGGAGGGCAAAAACAAGCAAATACTAGAAATGCAGAACTCAATGAATTAACATATCAAGAGAATAGACAGTTGTTGGATAGTTTATGTACAGCCTACATCAACTGTGCATTGCAGCAATTAGGGGCTTTTAGTAATCCCAAAGAAAAGTATTACTTAGAGAGTTTGTTGGCGAAATACCATATAAATCCCCGCTATCAACAATTGTTGTCGAGATGGTTACAAATACTAGTTGAGCAAGGACAACTACAGCAACAAGAAAGTTTGTTTACTGGACTAGTACCATGTTCAGAAGATTATATTAATGAACATTTAGAAGAAGTCAGAGCAAGGTTTGCTGCTTCATCTTTAGTAGATTTAGATTTAGTGCAACGCTGTGGTGAAAATCTAGCTGCTGTTGTTGTTGGTGAACAAGAACCATTAGAGATTTTCAATGAACTGGTTTACGAAAAAGAAAACAATAGTTCACATTCAGAATCTCCTTTAATTACTTACTACAACTCTATTTTGCGCTCAAGTTTGGAACAGGTGGTCAAGTCATTGCCATCATCCGTTCATCTCAGAGTTCTGGAAATCGGTGGGGGTACTGGTGTGTCTACGCAAGCATTATTACCTGTGTTGTCGCCCAAGCAAACCGACTATACTTTTACTAATATTGGTAGCAGCTTCCTGACTCAAGCTGAACATAAGTTTAAGGACTATCCATTTGTCAAATATCGATTACTAGATATAGATAAGTCGCCAACTGAGCAAGGGTTTGAAAAGTATAGCTTTGATGTAATAATAGCCTCTCATGTGTTGCACGCCACTCGAAACATAGATCAAACACTGCATCATATACGCTCTTTATTAGCTCCTGGTGGCTTTCTATTACTGTGGGAAATGATTCAGCCAAAAATAGACTTTGATATTAGTTTGAGTCTGCTATTGAAACCTTTAGACGATAAAAGACGCAGCCCAGGTCAGCCTTTTATTATCAAAGACCAGTGGTTTGAAGCACTACGCGAGCAAGATTTTATTCAAGTTGCTGCTTTTCCTGAAACTGAAGTGTTTGAACATAAGATTATTATGGCTCAAGCTTCTGCATCAGCCGCATTTAGCACAAAATCTAGGCAGAAAGAGACTGACTACAAATCAGAGATTTCATTACAAACAAAGCCGGATATTTTTCAGCAAGAGAAATTATCTGCACTCCACTCAAGACCGGATTTGCCTAATTCTTATCTAGCTCCCCGTGACGAGATTGAGCAAAAACTTGCTGATATCTGGCAAGAACTATTAGGAATCCAACAGGTGGGAATCCATGACAACTTTTTTACATTAGGAGGAGATTCTTTAGTAGCTGTTCAAGTTTTGTCCCGAATACGAAATATTTTTTCTATCCGATTATCTGTAGCAAATTTATTTGAATCACCCACCATAGCTGACATAGCAACAAAGCTACAAAAACAACTATATCCAGATACAAACTTAGGTGCAAGTGATAGAGAAGAAATAGCAATTTGA
- a CDS encoding IS5 family transposase, whose translation MAYSSNLTDAEWEIFEPLLQEILPTKKQTRPTNWPKRDIFNGILYQLKNGCNWQDLPKDLPPYSTVYWHYKQWRAAGVFEELMSVLHGQVREQVKKKPHWTTLIIIDSQAVKNTCNASVESKGFCFYKATNGIKRHLAIDTLGFPFFTLCTRANVSDDAGLIEMFTLNIDYFKSKPIDIPKITILLDHGYHPEYLTQELERIYPEIMTKIQFQLSTKPSKQEKAAQGKSGFVPAIARWVIERSNAWMERCKILVKNFERTLVSATAKLNICFIRLMIKRLAAPS comes from the coding sequence ATGGCGTATTCCAGCAACCTCACTGATGCAGAATGGGAAATTTTTGAACCCTTATTGCAAGAGATATTACCGACTAAGAAGCAGACTCGACCGACCAACTGGCCAAAGCGAGATATCTTCAATGGAATTCTCTATCAACTAAAAAATGGATGCAATTGGCAAGACTTACCTAAAGACCTCCCCCCTTATTCCACTGTATATTGGCACTACAAACAGTGGCGAGCAGCCGGGGTATTTGAGGAACTGATGAGTGTCTTACATGGACAAGTGCGTGAACAGGTAAAAAAAAAACCGCACTGGACGACATTGATCATCATTGACTCCCAAGCAGTGAAAAATACCTGCAACGCCAGTGTGGAGTCGAAAGGTTTTTGCTTCTACAAAGCCACCAACGGTATTAAAAGGCATTTGGCTATTGACACCCTTGGGTTTCCCTTTTTTACGCTCTGTACTCGCGCCAATGTCTCGGATGATGCCGGATTAATTGAGATGTTTACTCTCAACATCGACTACTTCAAGTCAAAACCTATCGATATTCCCAAGATTACTATCCTGCTAGATCATGGGTATCACCCAGAATATTTGACTCAGGAGTTAGAGCGAATTTACCCAGAGATCATGACCAAAATTCAGTTTCAACTTTCTACGAAACCCTCAAAACAAGAGAAAGCGGCACAAGGAAAATCTGGATTTGTTCCGGCAATAGCTAGATGGGTGATCGAACGCTCCAATGCTTGGATGGAGCGCTGTAAAATTCTGGTTAAGAACTTTGAACGAACCCTGGTTAGTGCCACTGCCAAACTCAATATCTGCTTCATCAGGCTAATGATTAAGAGGCTTGCAGCACCTTCTTAG